In Lactuca sativa cultivar Salinas chromosome 5, Lsat_Salinas_v11, whole genome shotgun sequence, the DNA window CAGTAACCCTGCtggctaaaagtaaataaaaacatagactccaggcaGGACGCCTCGAAAAGTCTAACAGAAGGAAGTATAGACTCCAGacggtatcgaatgaacaatacgtCTAGCAAAGTGTAAAAGAATCTTTTAATCCTAAGGAGGTTCATTTAAAGATTTGAAACGTGGCCTAGTGTGTAACTAGGATGATGTATTATAAGGATTATTTTATATAGAGAAATCATCATGATGATACTTATTACCTTAAATCCATAAATTTTAAGGTAGTTctagagatactcgtaaccatactgaatGACAATAGAGTACTTGACGACCTGCTGGTGTCGTagtgaatgtgacatttgtcatcccttggcttggtcggtcgggactgtagctagcggtcaggatgtgggattgtcggtcccgtatagatctatacacataatgcccgctctccctccaggagactctggttaccaacttgacaacggtgaAATCCACGTCTTGAGgatgcatctcgtattttgaTTTCTATAAACCTTTCTTTTACAAAGGGTATACGTTTTAGAGTATGGATATAACTAAGTTCCCCTTACTGAATGTTATAGTGGGTTCTCCTTTACGAGTGTTAGAGTGGGTTCTCCTTTATGAGTGTTAGAGTGGGTTTCTAAACTATAGTTACCTGAGAGGTTATCTAGaagcctttgctacccaaaggtgatgAATCTACTGAGaggacttttatgtctatatatgtatatatgatatataactaatatttaaatgatcTTCGGATGGATAACCattaccctaaagccacatccaaacaaggaagaggaattaaagcgagttagccttcctaagtcctttaaatattacttatatagctatacatatacaggcatgcatttaaccaTACAAGAGTATAACGGAAGTTTTGGtataacttttggaaaaactttaAAAATAAGAATCTGATAAGTTAAAAAGGGGTTCTTATACTTTAAAAGAGATTCGAAAACAATATTTGAAAACCTTTAACCGAATGAAATGGCTTATTTTGCAAAAGTCTATTAATAATGATTTATGACTCAATGTCAATTTATACAAACtagatttgaaaacctttagttGGATAAAGTGGTTTATCTTGCAAACATCTATAAATAATGATTTATGACTTGGTTTTAgtttgtaaaacaagctttgaaaacctttcgcTGGATGAAACAGTTTACCATGCAGAAATCCATTTACTATagagttattaatcacatgtgattgatctgaTAACTCTatagtttaacttgtattccccgccATAAAAGcatctaaaattatttaaaaggttaattcaggggtatgaactcacctgaaacgaGTAACTCGAAAGAAAGATTGATATAGGATCACCGGATGTCGAATGAAGTCgtgagcacaaacggatcctagtttaacatgtaataacacatatatgaatatatttagGGTATATAACCACTAATAGGCACATGAATACACGTTAGGTACATGAGAACACTTAGAAATGAGTGTCACAAACACCCATTGAAGTCCCTAAATGAGTGTGGGGCATTAGATTTGAGTGTAAGGCCACCAAACTCAACCTTTGTGAGTGTGCGGCCAGGGAGTGCGGCCAAGTTGTGTGTGCGGTTACACACATGAGTGTGCAGCCGTAgagaaggtgtgtgcggccgtacacaggagtgtgtggccgtacactcctcatttgagtccaaaATGTCGATTTTGAGGTGTTTTCTCCTCACTTTGGAGAGTTTTGAATGAGTGCGGCCACCTTATGAAGgggtgcggccgtacaccttcaaaggacgaagaacacaaagaacactatgagtttttggctTAGTTTCAAGTGTTTTACCAGTATAACAAGCTGATTGATGGAGTAATTCACGTTTTTGAAGcccttagagtgttcttggatgaagatTTCTAGAGAAAGAAAGTTCCATCTTTGAAGGAGTGGGAGAAAGGGGGTGTAAGGTTGGCTAAGTGTTCAATATATAGGGTcgagtgtgaggctggagggtgtgtgcggttgggtgtgcggTTGACTGGCCGCACACGCAGGTGTGCGGCAGCACACACCttctttggtgtgtttggccAATTTTGTGATGCTACACACTTTCTAACCCTTCTTAAGACTCATATCCAGGTTAGACTAAGCCTAGAATGCTCATATAGACTCACATTTTCGTTAAAAGATAGCAAAACGAAGGCTGACTATCGGCTGAGTTGAATAGTTGGACTTTACAAGACAaggattttcgggttgtcacaacgaattataatttataatagcatatttaagtattaaaataaagtataaatcatatatacatatttatatatcatTCGAAAGATATCGACAATGGTGTcgttataagactagtgttgagtactttcgacattagtttagtacatatatcattaaatctatttaaaatagtagtATAAAAGGGTGTTTAGTCGTTtaaataactataaggtcattaagtaattagtttttgaaaattcaattactataattAAGAGCCTCTAgcctctcatatttcttgcatcatTCTCTTGATtgaagagtctttctcttctaaTCCCCCAAGCATTTCGATCCCTCGTGATTCGAGTTTTCTTTCTgaagttttagtatagtaaggtgagcgttgaAGTACTACAAGAATCtttttagaaagattcagcgacgaagttctgcccgcaCAAAGTTTGGCTTCTCGCTAAACCACCTGTAAATAGAGTTATGCTTACCGTCCTTTATGTAtaccttatgtttaagttcattatcgttattatgaacctataaacaatatatgtgCTAAGTATTACAAAATATAAAGTGTTATTGTAATGTCTTTTAACTACTCGTGATAGGGGGAATTTGGTTTGAAGGGTCGCataaggttgttggatttcagaacaacttttatgccaaaatggtccttccctccggtgtttcatgtatgtacatagtagttgaaaagtattgtttaacacttataaaacaatatcgctcgtaaatttagactaataattagtcacaataaatattatactaaaatctagtggaaatgatactaggtttcgttgaaggaaaataaaattgttagaagcgaagcgctacctgagtttggagtcatcactttaacaagtgagtgcatagtctctttcatgaacatgatttaatacaagtattgattaaagtattaaatatatgtttgtgtgtgaaatattttttattgtctgaaatacgtgttaagagcATATATGATAAtacatgatgatttaggatacataataaacctaaattaattgggatgaatattgggtagtatcttctTATGAGTACGGATGAGATATACACGGAGGGTCGAACTTTAAATTTTGCCATTGatctgagagcatggattagacatagtcattcatcTTTAGTCCGAGAGTATAGGAGGACGTAattatttgtcattaatccgagagcatggattatgCATAGTCATTTGTCCCTAGTCCAAGAGTATGGAGTGGACATGGTAATTTGTCATTGAACTGAGAGCATGGATTAAGACATACCtaattcgggagtatggattaggtaaagctgTTAATTTTAGATCTAGGAGTATGGATCATGTCGTTGTGAGCATCGACGGGGTAGGGTAAAAATTTttatatgaggtgaaattgtatatcacgagttctaatatatatatatatatatatatatatatatatatatatatatatatatatatatataacattgtgggattgaaatctctatgtactcaccaggtttcccaacctgacccactcaatttatttgaaTCACAGGTATTGATACGAAGATACAttatactgagagattaaaggggatgtaaatcattagtgtaaatgaatgtaaggtctgtttatgcttatgtttatatattgatgatgacattccaatgttttaaataaaaatacatttctttggaaatgctttgataacatcattatcatgttttcttggaacaaatttcgcaatacTACGTTTCaaaaatgatactctgatttttaaataagcataaataaaatttttaaaatgaccgtgaatttggggatgtcacatttttttattgaaaaataagtctttgttgtttttgtacacattcagGAATTATGATcgatttttttaggtttttctcactacATCCTATGCGGTACAATCATTAATAAGGTGTTCAAGATTGTTCATGCTTATGGTCACCGTCACTGCGACCTTGGTTGCTTGGTTGCTTAGTTCTTGTGGTTTAGCTTAGGTCTTGTGTTCTGGACACCGTGACTTCTTCATATGATCACAAATTTTGACGAACTTTATATTCACATGTTTGTATTTGAGTTtattacaacttttgtttagattactcccattaaaaaacaatatatttttaattacgaTTAAAAAAACATTCATATATACATTCATAAATAATACATTGATATAAAGATcctaagtaaaaatatattaccttGCAACgggagtaatctaaatgaaatatATAGTAGACTCAAATACGAACATGTGTATATAAAGGACGTTAGAATATGtgatcatatgaagaagttacgatgttCATACTTCATAACACAATACCTAAGGCAAACCACAAGAACTAAGCAATCAAGTAGCCGAAGCCGCAATGACCATAACCATGAACAACCCTCGATCACCTTATTAATGATTGTGCTACGTAGGATggtgtgagaaaccctaaaaaaaccgatcataagtactgaatgtgtacaaaaacaatAAAGACTTattttgcaatatatatatatatatatatatatatatatatatatatatatatatatatatatatatagggctagatTATAACGTGGATGGACAattattgtgcggacgtgtggacagtgcgattttatgagaattactaagagaataagttgtttagtaatgcgaatacgttcaaccttataaaaatatcatcattttcatgcattatcattaatttttattcatttttgttctcacaaaTCGTTTCACTtattttcattctgacagaatacgactcaataaacattcagataacattctaacagaatgagaataataataaaaagtctgtaataaccttatagacaatttaattagtgagaatatgtgataatgacaatagttatataagattgaacgtattcatattatcaaacaacatattttcttcgtcattctcacagaataacattgtccacacgtccgcacaatagatgctcgtccacatttgaacctaggtctatatatatatatatatatatatatatatatatatatatatatatatatatatatatatatatatatatatatataaaggactaaatgtgtaaaaaaaaattaaggaataaatgtgtacaaagtgagaaatatattacccttttaagttatTATTTTAGGATTACCTAGAGTAGCCGATAACAAGGATTAAATGTGTACAGTTAAACATGTTGAaagggtaaatgtggacgaaaaactCAACGACCAAAtatgtacaaatcaaaaaatatattacccttttaagtcattatccattACAAAGATATTTGATAAAATAAATGCGAGTGTAATACAACATGTCAGTTGGTGATTTTTGTCATCAACCCACCAGAGATTATTCGATTATTTTATTAGGATGAAATTTACAGATTATCAATGGAGCTTTATTCTTGATTTTATTACAAATTAGGAAGTGTGGAACGCACatttgcataaaataagtttaaTCTTGATTCGACCAAACGACGGGGGTCAAGGGGTGCCCGACCCGAAAATTTATTTGTTAAGAAAAATgttatgaaaattttgtttttggaaatataTTATCCATAATTATCCTTGAAAACCGTCATCCCTTAATTATGAGATAAAATCAATATTTAATGTTGATTGATACTTATCTTTGGTAATCAGAAAATTTTGAATCgtatataaaccctagtttatggctCCTCTCATCAATGCCTTGATTTGAGATTGTTCCTTGAATGATTATCCCATAATCTGGATTTCATGTAACCTAGGCATAGAATCGAAATATCAAATTAAGAAAGTGTTCACACGATCCTTCAAAAAGATCCAAGCTCTCATCGATTTCAGAAACCCTCTTTTATCCCCACTCTAACATCCATATAATGTTGTTTCATTCCAATGTTATTTTTTCAACAGGTAAAAAATCTACAGAATGCGGATCACATCTGCAGAGATCAAGAGTCTATAGTCTAAAAAAAAacgtatgtttttttttaatttacaggatgctaaaataaactgaaacttatataaattatttttattaaacttGAGTCTTTTTCAAAcactgaaatttaaataattatagttttACAATACTTAAAATTAAACAATTCATACAACCAAAATAACAATTCTTTTTTAAAGCATTCATTCCATATTTTTCATCTCGTAAATAAGTCATATACTCTAGGTCTATTATAGTACCATATGTTTCAACCttgtcttcatcatcatcaacacACATGTTACTTCGAAACGATACATTGTATTGATCGTATTGAGTGAAGAACTGGGTCTTATGAACCACAAGCACCATTCTAACCTTTTTCAAGGTTTTAAATGTTTACAAGTTTATAAAAGcttattcaaaaaataaataagttgctttatatatatatatatatatatatatatatatatatatatatatatatatatatatatatatatatatatatatatgtggtgaggttcaatagagaaccataaatAACtcaggaaccaatctttttttcaacttttagaacttattatttatcaaaaaaaaactaaaaatacagaaattcataagtttttatcctttttccaatgatatcaaattcgattttttttccgtcaaattcacaatgtgaatctttgaagattcacaatgtgaatccgaaaaatatttttcacattcacaatgttaatttataaatttagatatttttagattttttttcgataaaaaataagctctagaaattgaaagaAAGATTTGGTTTCttgaagaaccaataattatcgttctctattgaacttttccatatatatatatatatatatatatatatatatatatatatatatatatatatatatatatatatatatatatatatatatatatatatatatatatatatatatatatatatatatatatatatatataaacttgcaTATTAATTATCATTATACACATTCACTATGTTTGCTACTTCAAGAAAAGATGGGTTCAAACAATCATCGAGAGTCGGGagagttttgaagaaaaaaataGATGTATAAAAAAAAGTAACTTAAAAGACTTAGAATATGAAAGAATTAAATTTATCACTATTGATGGTAGAAAGTAGCAAACAGAATGAAATGCTATTCAATTCCTTTGTGTATTTCTACTTGGTTTATAATTCCATCCAGACCTAGAAATGTAAATAATAACAAATGAGAAAATTGTCCTTTATTAACTTTTTGTTCACAGAACGTATTAAATACttgtaaaaatatttaaattaccTTTTTCTAATTCTTGTTCACAAAACCATTATTACAAAACTTAATAATAACACAAGAAGAAACCAACTTCATGGCATTTGTGTAATTTTAACAAGTGAATATGATTGTAATTGAATTCCATGGGGTTTTAGGATGAAATTTTGATATCCATCAGATGCAAGTATTGAATTCCCACACAATTCAATTCCATATCCTTTTGCAATCAAAATTAGGAATTGAATTCCAATTCCGGCCAAATCCCATGGAATCCAGCAAACCAACCGCCATATAAGAATGATTGTTAATGCCTCTTACCAATAAACACAAACATTGAAAAAGACAGCATGAGAGTTTTCTCTATTGCTAAATAAATATCTATATATTAGATAATATGCAGTCTTACCATATAAAACTGGTAATTTCTGTAAacaataaaatattttcaaaaacagCATATCTTGTTTTTGCATTTTTCTGACTTGAGGTGCTCAAAAGTGAAATCTCTTGATAACTTCAGCGCTTTCCCTGTTCCCTGCATACTAAAATAACTTTAACTGTTAAatgtaagaaatagcaatgtacttttattaatTTCAATTGCTATAGCtgaattttcaaaatacaatACTTTAATAAGGAAAAAAATATGTAATATTCATACAAGAATTACCTCAAAAACGTCTTGATTTTTGTTGAGGGTATCCAGGCATCCCCATTGCATCCTTTCTTCTTAACTGCTTCCAAAAAAGAAATTGCATAAAGGCATAGAAGAACACAAACAATAGTGTTAAAtcttaaatacaagaaatagcaatgtacttttgttaattatgaaagtacattgctatttcaagAAACATATGAAacctgttgctgttgttgttgttgctgttgttgggCGGCAACACCCCGCTGCATCGGGATATTTCCGGGATTCATTGCACCGCCGCCGCCGCCCATCGCCGCCTGAGAGGCAAGACCATACGCCGCCATATTCTGCTGCTGCTGTTGCATCCTCTGCATGCCGGCCATGTGCATAGGGCGTGGAACATTTCTAGTTGGCATTACATGTTGTCCCCCTGACACCACGTTTCCTGATGCctgaaaaaattatattttatttaaatgaaataaataattaatagattaaaaaaaataataacaatttGTTTTAGAAAATACTTATACCTGTTGAGTAGGCTGAAGACTTGTTGTCCCTTCAAAATCCGTGTTTGTGTCAACTGGACGTGTTGGATAATTTACTATTTTCTCCCCGGGTTGAGGGGGGACTAGTGCACTGACCATTATTATAGTTACAAATTTTACTCATTAAATACAATGATtgatattataattataaaataagatttttatttaagaaaagaatttttaCTTGCGTCCAGGTAAAGGCTCCATTCGAAAATACCtacatacaaaaaatacaatcataTACTGCATATTGTTTATATGCTATGATAACAAAATTTCTgcatgcatgtatgtatgtatgtatgtatgtatgtatgtatgtatgtatgagagagagggagaagcaGACTCATGCTCAAGAGCTTGTGCTGCTGTTATACGTTTTCGAGGATCATATCTGCAAGAACAAAGTGGGACCCAATGAAGTTATGATTTGAACTTGATAACAATATTTTTCAACatacacaatataaatataattgaaaattatattaatttaaaaagGCAAACACATACTCCAACATTTTAGAGAGAAGATCGTATGCGGGATTTTTTGGAGAGAGGTGAACAACACTGTAAAGACCAGGACTATCACTGTAAGGAGAATAAATGATAGGTGTAAGATGATTTATGACtacaaattataataataataatagtaataataataacaaattatAAAAATGAAACCTACTATTTGTGTCCTTGGATGTGTTGCTGATCTGTTTGCCAATGTGGAAGATGGGCAAGTGTTGGCCATTTTTCTACTGTTGGATGACCTGATATTGTCATTGAAATTAAACTAAAGATCTATTCAACAAATACAGAGTAATTTTTCAAAGTagaatataagaaaaaaaaaataacaagtaGAATGTTGTAACAgaaaaaaatgtcaacatattTATATCCAAATATGGATTCAGAACTTTGAAAGGCCTTACCaaatttcaattttatatttccttacctAAAACCTTGAAAATTTTGTCAAGTTGATCAAGCTGAACAAGAAAGAAGTCAAGAACATATATTAGgatagaaataaaaaaataaaatttaatgaaATATTAATCAATAAATCCATATTTGTTACCTGAAAAGGGTTTGGTGTGGCTTTAACTTCTTGTCCTTGAAACAATGGCTTCAATGTCAAAAGCTCAGCAAATATACAGCCAACAGCCCACATAtctaataatattaaataattaaaaaataatagtaAAAAGATAGAATTTGGAGGGAAAAGTTTCATACCAACAGCACTAGTATAGTGTTTCCCTCCAAGGAGCAACTCTGGGGAACGATACCAAATGGTTACAACAACCTGTCAATAGAAATGGAAAgaattttcatatgatttttttttatattatatgtaattATGTAAATACTAAAATACTATTGCCTTTTAAAAACTTACCCCATTATCAAACAATGGCTTCAGTGGAGCTTGATATATTCTAGCAAGTCCAAAATCAGCAATTTTTACAACTCCTTGTTCTTCTCCATCACCCATTACCTATATGATTAAAGTAcacaaattttaaaaaaaatgccaTGTAATCCAAGAAACATGAAAAAATATACAATCTTACCAAAATATTGGAGGGTTTAAGATCTCGATGCATAATCCAGTTGCTGTATAAGATTTGATAAATGTAAGTGTTATGAAACCAAAAGGAATAGCTTCATGAATTTCACTTACCTGTGAAGataatttagcccattaagcaaTTGCCAAAGTATTGACTTCACTGTGTATGGGTTGATAGCTTGGCTGACTTTGTCTCTGTGATGTCTAATAATTTCCTGGTGTTTAAACACAAAAAGAAAGTAAGTCAAGGTGTAGAGTACAAAACCCCATAAGTTTATTCAATTTTACTATGGAAAGAAAGGGTTAAATGCAATTGAATAATAAAAGAAAGTAAAATAAGAAGGTAGATAATATGCTCACATAGAGGTCATGCTCTGCATAATCAAAAGCCAGATAGAGTGACATGTCGATATGATTGATGTGCACATTCACCAGTTTTACCACATTATCATGGGTTATCTCCCTAAGCAACTGCATCAACATTGTAACATGTTCATTTCAATGATTTCAAAGTACTAAAAAAACATGAAATAAAGGAATAACAAAGCGTCAAAGCCTTCTGTTCTTTAAATGAAGAAAGAGATTGCTTGATAAAAATGTGAAGTTTATGAGCTCAACAGATATATTATGCAATATTACTCGATCCCTTTCTCATAAAACAGGTAAATCCACAATAAGTCATTTCAGGGATGGAGAAATATAACGTTTGTTTTATACAAGAACTGGAGCACAACACATCCAAGAACCAAAATTAAGCTTGATTATGTATAGAAAGGCCAGAAAACGAAAAGAAACATTAACATTATTGTTACCAAAAATGAAATGAAAGCAGGATCAATGACCTTCTAGTCTACCAAAACCTGAAATTAAAGAGAAAATAAAATACGTGTGggagagagggagagaaagaAATGAACCATGATTTCGCGAATTGCCGTAGGGGAAACACCATCGCCGTCTTTGGACTGCTTGAACTTCTTAATCGCGATAGACTTGCTCCGATTGGATTTGATCTTCGCCAAGAACACAAGCCCGTAAGTTCCCTCACCAATTTTACCGATCAAATCGTACTGTTGCAACCATTCAGGGCGATTGGAAGAACTGATGTTGCTGTTGCTGCCACTTCCACTGCTATTACCTCTGTTGCTCATCCTTCTCTCCCAAAATCTAGCAAAAATTCTTACACCCCCAAATTGTCTTAGGGCATGGGTCCATAGTCCGAGGTTTCGCGGGCTATAGCGGTTTGCCTGATTGGCTGATTGACACCTCTTGACTTCGTGCTCGATTCCTGAGAAATTGCAAATACAGTCGGGAAACAAAATATGCAA includes these proteins:
- the LOC111897610 gene encoding cyclin-dependent kinase E-1, which encodes MSNRGNSSGSGSNSNISSSNRPEWLQQYDLIGKIGEGTYGLVFLAKIKSNRSKSIAIKKFKQSKDGDGVSPTAIREIMLLREITHDNVVKLVNVHINHIDMSLYLAFDYAEHDLYEIIRHHRDKVSQAINPYTVKSILWQLLNGLNYLHSNWIMHRDLKPSNILVMGDGEEQGVVKIADFGLARIYQAPLKPLFDNGVVVTIWYRSPELLLGGKHYTSAVDMWAVGCIFAELLTLKPLFQGQEVKATPNPFQLDQLDKIFKVLGHPTVEKWPTLAHLPHWQTDQQHIQGHKYDSPGLYSVVHLSPKNPAYDLLSKMLEYDPRKRITAAQALEHEYFRMEPLPGRNALVPPQPGEKIVNYPTRPVDTNTDFEGTTSLQPTQQASGNVVSGGQHVMPTRNVPRPMHMAGMQRMQQQQQNMAAYGLASQAAMGGGGGAMNPGNIPMQRGVAAQQQQQQQQQQLRRKDAMGMPGYPQQKSRRF